The sequence ACAGCGAAAACTGATGTGCTGCGGTGTTGACAATCCAGCCGATTGGCGCACACTCAGCGCGAACAAGACATTGCCTGCTAGTTGCTGTCGCGAGAAATACATTGATGAGGCTGTCGGACACTGCACAGAATCGCCGGCACTGGGACGTGATAAATACTTTCAGGTTAATATTTTGGAAACGTCATTATGAATCAAAAGTAACagtaaaattgtattatatttatcaACAATTTTCCAGGATGGCTGTGTAGGTAAATTGAGGGAACGCATCGACAAGAACGCCGTCATTTTGATTGGTGTAGGCATTGGCATTGCGTTCATACAAATATTGGGCATTGTATTGGCATGTTACCTGGCTTCCACAATACGTCACGAGCGCATGAAATAAATATGAGGCAAATGAGGTAATCAATTTTGTACACACGCATGATACACATCCACATGTGCAGAAGTGCATAGGTGTATAGGTTAAGCTTTTACTTAAAATACCAATTGGCCGGAATTGGGGCCAATCTGCCAGCCAGCGTGGCGAGTAGGCGGCGCATACAAAATGCGTTGAATAAATGATtgatttgtttatatgtacttaCCTTCTATCCTGGAACAGCTACATATATCCGTTTGACCTAAATTTAACAACACATTTATGtgcaaaatttcacttttcttttcttttgttattttttgcagTTACTCTCTAATGTTAAGAAGGTAGTATTATAAACTCAAACATCAAAAGCATTGAAATGATGACGCAGCAACTTCTCATAAGCAATATTCAAATTTTCCGAAACTCAACGATTGTTCAGCTGTCTGCGGTCATTTGGAGTAGTATTTACCATAATTAAACGCAACGAAATCGTAGTATTTCGACGAGGAATATCAAACAAGAACCGCCCATCCATGCAGGGCTCCATTATACGAAGCCATCATTCACACTTTCACAAATTCACAAATCACCCTCCTCCACTATTACTCTAAATGTTACTTAATATACAATAAACTTATTAAAAACGTGCTTTTATGTGTATTGttgctttttatataataaataaataaatttcttaaagaaaactTCACCCGAAATAAAATTATGCTTGACGCGCAAAATTACCGTTTTAAAATAGAGACGCTGCGAATTAACCAGAGTTGCTTTGTTGGTATACGGATCAGGAAGTACAGAAAAGGAATGCACGAACAGTTAGGAATTGAAACGGATGGTTGTTATAATCAAGCAATTTAATTCGCTTTGATTATTTCTTATCTCAAAAAGAAAGcgatacataaaaattaatgtaattagAAATATCCACTGACACtctttatttcgaaaataatcATATAAAGagctatttacaaaaaaaatctgaatttacCTATATAATTGGAATTTCAGTGCCGTTCCCACAACGTTTCTAGTCAATTGTGACTGTAGCGGCATCTAGCGCCTCTTATGACAGCTACACCTTGGGCATGTTCAGTGGCTGCTAACGCATGCCGGTGCAAACAGCTGTTTAGGcaaaataaacatttgaaaatagcaaaatataaCTCAGTTAATTGAGTTGCAGAACGTGCGCGATTATACAATTTTCAGCCTGAAATGAATACAGAAAATATAGTAAAGCACTATTGGGATTGTGCAGCGGCGCTTAAACCCGAGACGCACACACATAAATTACTCAAATCGTACTACATGACATTATGCTGCAGGCGGGCGAAAGCAAGTATAAATTTGCCGCGGGAGAAGTTCTCCCGCCACACAATGTGTCCACGTTGCTCCAGCAAATGGGACGAGACAAATTTCCAGATGAAACTTAAACCTCAGCAAGTCGCACTTACCaccaaagttaaaaaacaattggaaaaattatacGAGGCCAACAAGAGCACGGAAAGCCGAAGAACTATAACCAAGAAGCAGCGTAAAAGGGCTAAATGGCTACGTAAACGTGTATTAAGCAATGTGGTGAGTAGCTCCTGCAACATTTATAATCGTTCGAGCATCATTTATTGCGTTTCTATTTCAGGAAATGCAATGCGAACTGTGTCAACATAAAACTTTACTAACATTGCACAAGCCGAGCAGAGGCGAGCGTGAGTCGAGAACGCTGGAAACCGCAGAGTTGGAAGAAAGCACTATCGTTGAAACTGTGCCTGCACCTACACCAGTTAAAACGAAAAAGAACAAAAGTAAGGATAAAACAGCTGGTCTGAAACTTGACAATGTACAAACACACGCAGCTAAAAAAGTAACACCTAACAAGGATGCCAATCAAAGGAGGAGCAACCAAAAGACAGCAGCTGTAATAGTTAAACCACaagcaaataataaaagtgTCAGCAAAACAGCAGCTGCTCCAAAGCAGCAAGCCAAACATGCCGCCAATCTAACGCAGCCACTCaaatcgaaaaagaaaaaacaacataCCAAAGTGGTAGCAGCACCTGTAGCACAGAATGTAAAATCAAAAACGCAAAAGCAAAATTCATTGCTGCAATTGGCTGCTCTACTCAAGGCGCAAACGACCAGTAAAGCTGGTGCGAATGTGGCGCAAAAGAAATTGGAATCGCTACTAAAATAGGTACCTGAAATAGTACgtagttaattttaatataattcaatAATAGCAGTGTATTTTCGTCTAATTCTTTTTGTATTGTGTTTTTATAAGCAaagtttcgaaaattataaaaattaattgaaacgaatagttttttgacgtgataacgtcttataattcgatgtagccggctgcacgcaccaaaaaatgcgtcgttatcttactcatgtgtcgttaccttgcctGAACTGCAAACGacagcgcggaacgaacgacagcgaggcacaatcggtccccgcgttcggcaacgttcgacatctggttctgtactacttgagtgagcatatatatgtatgtatatgcgcatttgtatataaattcacatacttgtatttgcatatgccttcttcctgtgtgcatggtaatgaaccatttctatgttgagaataggacgatgacaggaaaagtaggaaatgaaagggagtgtttcgagtgtaatgtgtcttgaaaaagtcaaatcgatgatggtgcctcttagtgttgttgacttattaacgtctgatgcacaatcgaaattgaacatatctttcatgaatttgataaatgtttcgtaatttttcacgtttgtttaAATGTaccttgatcaattccattccgattccatttacctccttctctatatccatacaaaatatctatcaaacaaataaaattaaaattttgttttgaaaaatgcaaccattccattagtattttcttaagacgttgtcacgttaaactatcgtcagtaaaccgactttacagacaacctctttttaccAACCTTAGGCTGACGTTTACAGGATTgactatttatatacatatgtggcgCTTTGTGCCCCCGCGAAGCCGTaggaacttatatatatatatataaacatttttttcctaattctaaacaaaaacaaaactacgacagtaggtctgttcatgaagcaaataatttgtagcAATTGTTACAAATCAAATCAATTGCTATCAAGTTTTGATGTTCATATATCCAAAagacttgcaaagtaggggaaaatgAGAGAGCCAATTGGCATTTGATTTTGAGGGGAAGTCGCCAGTTTTTACTgcataaaattaagaatttgcaAGAGAGAATAAcagctgagcgcaaagtaaaaataaacacgaattaaaatttgcgaatttagTCAAAGttctgaatttaaataaaaatggtgattTAAATGGAGAATGAAGGTGAATATATTTTAGACAAAAtgtataaagtttatttgaagtcaaATAATAAATAGGAATCGACCAATGATATGCAGATATGCACTTCTGAACCACAGCCTCCTGTCACCGCTGCTGCAGTTTCCGAAATGCAAATCGAATACAAGGAAAAAAGGCatcttttgtattttgtattatttacacctacatacatacaaggaaGCAAGGAAAATATCATATGAAGAGAGCTCTGATTGCCACAACAACACAATTGCGAATGGAATGTTCTTCAACTGACAGCGAGGATGAAATGGAACAATTATTGTGGACAAATTAAAATCATGTGCAGCtaagctcgttattttgcaCTTTATTTGCTTAATCTTTCTTTAAATGTAATAcgaagtaggttaggttaggttggagcggttgtccactgtggaacatactcaggctcatggcctattgtgatgccgcgtggggaactagcccttatctctcctaaaaccaatgtgtacttttcgaaaattttgtaaGATCCTGAATTTCGACAATGCCGGGATCTTCCAATTCAGTAAAGGATCGTCCACCCAAAATGACGAGTCTACGTctagatagagcaggacagtgacacaaAAGGTGccggatcgtctcttcctcgtctaggcaacttctgcagaagtcatgtgtttgtacacccattctctgggcgtgtCTACCGATTAAGCAGTGCTCCGTAATAACTGAAATTATTGTGTTAAGACTGTGCTaatctcttcttagtagaagttccgtgcgtttagcattgagagtcggccacagctgTCGGCGTTTCTGCAAgtggtttcattacgccatctttcattcgctactcttacaaACCATtaagtgaaatgactcagccaactcgttaagagatgcgcggcatttcatgACTACCTtcgaggttgtcgactgttttgtgatggattttatcgccgcctgacTATCCGTGAAAAAGTAGATATCCTCTATAGCTATCGCATCACATCGCACCAGTGTCACGGTtttaattattgccatcagttcagcctgaaatgCACTACAGTAAtcgggaagccg is a genomic window of Anastrepha ludens isolate Willacy chromosome 6, idAnaLude1.1, whole genome shotgun sequence containing:
- the LOC128866682 gene encoding uncharacterized protein LOC128866682 encodes the protein MNTENIVKHYWDCAAALKPETHTHKLLKSYYMTLCCRRAKASINLPREKFSRHTMCPRCSSKWDETNFQMKLKPQQVALTTKVKKQLEKLYEANKSTESRRTITKKQRKRAKWLRKRVLSNVEMQCELCQHKTLLTLHKPSRGERESRTLETAELEESTIVETVPAPTPVKTKKNKSKDKTAGLKLDNVQTHAAKKVTPNKDANQRRSNQKTAAVIVKPQANNKSVSKTAAAPKQQAKHAANLTQPLKSKKKKQHTKVVAAPVAQNVKSKTQKQNSLLQLAALLKAQTTSKAGANVAQKKLESLLK